A stretch of DNA from bacterium:
CACGATGTGCAAGACCTCGACAGGCAACCCGGCACGCTCGCACACCCAAACGCCCGAAAACGGATGACGCAGCATCTTCCCGTAGTAACCCTTCACGTAGCCCTCGTCCGTCCTCTGATGCTCCAGAACCTTGCCGACATCGTGCAACAGCCCGCCCACCGCCACCAGGTCCCGGTCGATCTTGACGCGGCCCCCGTAAGACGATGCCATAGCGTCTGCAAGCGAAAGCGCCGACCTCGTTACGGCCCGGATGTGTTGGGCCAAACTGATCCCACAGCCTTTCGCAAGCAGCGAGAACGGCATCTCATTCATGGCAGAAGGAGCTATGCCAGCCGCCTCGAGCGCGATCTGCCAGGCGTAAACAGCCTTACACCTCAACTGCTCATCCTCGATCAGGGCGATCTCGGGAAGCACACGGCTCAGTTCATCATCAAAAGACATCTCAAAAAACCTTCTCGAAGATTGTCTCCATAGTTATGCTATAAGCATACAGCTCCACTTTCTGGAATGCAAGAACATGGGCCGACCCCCAAGAATCAGATTGACCGTCTGGGCGACAGATTATTTGTGGAGTGCGGCGGCTTGACGCCGCTTTCATTGGCGGTGGTTTGACACCGCCCTCTGATAGACATCTATCCTGAACCTGGAAGCCGCCATCGATACAACCGCACGCTTCTTAACAGAGCGCACGCCGCGTCAGGCCGCGGCGAGCCAAAGCCGGCGTCAGGCCACTTAAGCAAAAGCGTTGCCCAGCACAACTCCAAGACAGAATGCGGAAACTTCTGTGGACCGGGACTTGACAATTTGGACTGGCGGCATCAGTGTTACGGATGGTTGGCGTTCGCCCAAAATATGAGGTGATGTCGCTTGATAAAAAAGACGCTGTGGCTCTGCGTTGTTGCCTATATGTTTGGGCTGTTGTGGGTCTCGTTCTTTCAGAATAGCGTCCCTCAAATAAACAGCCTGCGGAGGCAGCGAGATGCGTGGGCGCAGAAGGTTAAAGAGAGGTCTGCGGATAACCTCGCCTTAGCGAGGCAGATCGAAGGGCTTGAGACTGATTTTAGATACACGGAGAAGAAAGTCAGAGAAGACTTGCTGTTGCATAAAATTGATGAGCTGGTAATTCTAGTTCCGGATGAGTGGAAGCAGTAGAGCTGACAGCTAAGTTTGCGCACCTTTTTGCGCAAGCTTAGCTATCCCCTTTCTACAATTGTTGCGGGGTGGAGCAGTCTGGTAGCTCGTTGGGCTCATAACCCAGAGGTCGTCGGTTCAAATCCGACCCCCGCAACCATACTCTTGGCGGTGTAGCTCAGCTGGTTAGAGCACGCGGCTCATATCCGCGGCGTCCGGGGTTCAAGTCCCTGCACCGCCACTTACTTGACAATCAAAGCAAAACCCACTATAGTGATAGTGTAATTATACTATTATCCTTATTGGCTATCGATCATAGGGAGTGTTTTCTTTAATCGACTGCATGTCTGAGAAACATCGCCGAAAGTCCTGGCGGTGTTTTTCCCGGATGCAGGCCCATTGTCAGGAGTGATAGATATGAGATTCAGATTCGCCTTTTTGGCAACGGCCATCCTCGTTGCGTTGGCGCTGTCAGCGCTTGGACTAAGCAGCACTTGGCACCCGGGGGCCTTGACTTCTGGCCAATCAGCAGATCACTCGGGCAAACTTGGTGAGGATCAGCAGTTGGCGCCCACTAACAGTGTGCCGGCCTCGAGAGATCGGACAGATACTGATCCTTCTAGTCGGGCCGACCTGCTGATGTTACACCCAAGAACGTTGCCTTCTGCGCCGTCAAGTGGTTTTGAACTTATGGACTACGATATTTATTCTGAGCAGGTCAACTACGACGGCTTTGAGACTGGCGGCAACCGATACAGATGCCAGGCAATGGCCATCCAGCAGTTCGGCACGGAACTTTACGTGGGAGTAGAAGGTAGCAACGACACTGGTTCCAACCGTTCGGAAGTCTGGCGCAGCGGTTACCCGCCAAGTGCCGGAAGCTGGTATCAGGTGGCCGAGGACGGTTTTGGTGATTCGGGCAACCAGCACATTGATTCTGCAGCTGTCTTCAATAACAAGCTATACATGGGTGTGTGCAACAACGCCGGATGTCAGGTCTGGTGCACAGACGGGTCCGAGGAGACGGGTAACGCGCCGTATCTCAACTGGACGAAAGTCGCCGAGAACGGCTTTGGAACCACCCCCACCGACAACTGTAACGCATATTGTATGACTGTGTTCAAGTCCTCCGATAACATAGAACGTCTGTACGTCGGCACGTTGAATACGAACACGGGCTGCGAGGTCTGGCGCACGAACGGCTCCTTGAAAGATGGAGGGCCAGAAATGAAGTGGGAGCAGGTCAACTACGGTGGCTTTGGCAGCAGCGAGGCCGAGAATGAACCCGACAACATCTGTGTGATGGACATGATCGTCTTCGAGGACCAGCTCTACGCGGGAACGTGGAATACGGACCATACCCAATCGACGGCAGGCCGCATATTCCGGTACACTGAAAATGGCAAGGATTGGACGGAGGTCTGGGATGGGAACGTTGGGGGCAATTGCTACGCTATAGCTGCGCGGTGTTTCGCTGAGTTCAAGAACCAGCTGTACGTTGGCCTTTTCCACAATGCGGGTTCGGGTGATGACATTTTCAAGTCATCGAATGGCTCAGCTGGGAGTTGGAACGGTGTTTGCATTATAGATGGGACGAATGAAAGTGACGTCATAGACCTGATTAACTTCTATGACACGAACGAGGACCCTCCTACGAACTGGCTTTACGCCACTACGGGCCAGGGGACCCTGGACTATGTCTGGCGCTACGACGGGACAACCTGGGAGAAAAGAAGCACGGATGGATTCGGAGACGATTATAACTACTCCCTCTTCTGTATGGGGACCTTCGCCGAGAGCCACAAATTCAATGGTCTTTTCATCGGCACCTGGAATGATGATACAAGTGATGATATCCCTGAAACGGGAACGGGCACGGAAATATGGCAGACGCCGATCGGTGACTGTACTTACATCACGCTGGACTCGTTCGAGGCGACCGCGCGCGACGATGGCTCAATACTCCTTCGTTGGAAGACCGGAACAGAGCTCGGGACCGCCGGCTTCCACCTATATCGAAGCGATTCGCCGGACTTTCAGTCGTTCGAGAAGATCACGCCCAAGCTCATCGACGCAACAGGGACGCTCGAGGCGGGCGGCGAATACGTCGTGCTCGACAGGTCCGCAAGCCCCGGAGTCCTTTATTACTACTTCCTCGTGGAGATAGACGTCAACGGCAAGATGTCCGCCTTTGGGCCTGTTCAGGCCAGAGCCAAGATACCCCAGCCCGTGTCGTTCGAGATGTACTCCGCTATAATCCAGATGGACACGTTCGGCGTGTAGGAATGGATGAAGTGGGTTGTTGGACCCGCGCCGAGTCCAATGCCCTCATCTGTCGATCTCTTGTCGTCTCATTCACGCGTAACGCGGCCAGAATAGCCTCTGACCAGCTCAATCTGTTCGTTTGCGAACGGTCCAACTCTCAGCGCCAGCAGACAGCAGCAGCATAACTGCAAACACAAGCAAGAAGTTCATCGGGACGCGGTGACGCGCCGCACCTACGTTGACAGCCGAGGAGACTGCACAGCTATAAATTTGCCACGTTACTGACAGGAAGAACACTCTGCGCAAAGCCACAACCTTGCCAGGAGAGAAGGCAATGCGCTTTGCAAACGCAAGCTGAATCGCGATTATGACAGGTATCATAAGGAATAAGCCGGATGCCACAAACTCAACCAGGCTCCAGACCAACTGGAGCGGTCTTGAGTTCCCGAACGACAGCTTCGAGACGGCCGGAAACCAGTAATTGACGCAGGCATGGCCGACGATTGCAAGATATTGCATGGGGGCCGCTAGTATCAAGCGAACCTGCAGCCGGGTCAAATAGCTGCACTGCTCCCCGATGCCCATTCCGGTGAGCTTCCTAAGCTCAGGCTCAGCCTGCCAAATATACATCAGCCCGGTGTGCGAGCTGCCCCTGGCAACAAGGCTCCGGTCCCTGTATTTGATCAAGAGCTCCCGCACCTCAGCGTGAGAATCCGGTATCCTCTCAAGCACAGGAACAGTTCTTGTGGCGAGAAACTGACCCTGCATGGTGCTCAGACCGAACCAACCAAAACGGACATAATTGGTGAAACTCCAGCCGAGCACAAAGACAGCGAAAGGTAGCAGAAAAGCGACTGTCATTTTGAGCATTTCCCCACGGCTGAATCTACGTTTTTTGCGCACAAAGGTAGCAGCTAGGCAAAAGATAAGAGTGAGCGGCGAAAGCAGCATAAACGTTGGACGAACAAGCGCGACCAGAGAGCAACACACTCCCGCAAGCCATACAGGAACGTTGGCGAGGTTGTTTGGCTGACTCACACTAGACGCCTCTTCTCTCAGGAACAGGTAGCAGCCCAAGAACCCAAGCGAAAGAAGCAGCTCCGCGGGTGACTCAGTCATTATATACGCACAGTGGTCAGCATAAGGTGGAAGCCACAGAACGACCGCGGCACCGATAGCAGCAATGATTGGTAGCCCCAGATCTCGAATCACGTAAACAACTACCAGCACTACGACACCGTGCATCAAAAGATGCAGCAAAAGCAGCAAGCGAGCGTCCGAATCGAGGGTCGTCACCCCCGTCAACAGAGCCGGAAAGAGAGCCAGAGGCACACGGTGAGGATTTGTGGGAAAACGCAGGTCTGCGATGTTTCTGGTGTTAACCAGATAGCCCTGGGTATCAGCTGAGACGCGTGCGTACTTCCAGACCCCCCAGTAAACCAACGCTGGCAACACCACAAGAAGCACCACGGACAACAGCTTAATCCGGGTAGTCAACAGGCGCTTCGCATGTTGCACGGAATCGTGTGACATGACAACGGCCTCTAAGAAATTGGGAAACTGACCAACCAGTCAAATCAACAAGAACAAGAATACGTCTGTCGCCCTCGCGCGTCAACCCCCGCAAAATCAGCTGATGTTGGAATAGGGGTTGGATGATACACCCCATTAGGCATACAGCTGACCAAAAAGGTCCATAAAGAAACGAACTAGAGCCAGATAGACGTCAACGGCAAGATGTCCGCCTTTGGGCCTGTTCAGGCCAGAGCCAAGATACCCCAGCCCGTGTCGTTCGAGATGTACTCCGCTATAATCCAGATGGACACGTTCGGCGTCTAAACGGCTGCTGGTTCGCGGCTGAGGTTTGCGGGTTGCAGGCCGTGGCCGGTGAGGGTGATATGGCCGCGGATGGTCTTTTGTGCGGTCGGCGCTTGCTGCCTCTACATGTGTCAATCGGTCCAGACCGATGATGCGCCGGCCCTGGTATAGAAATAAGCCGTGCACCCGCCTTTGACCAGAGGCCCCCGCGATACCAATCGCAGCCAGCTCCAATCAGGCACCCCTGCGGCACACGAGAGGGTCTGCTTACCGCTGCTCCCTTCCGGGCCTGACGGGGTTCACAGAGTCTCGTTGCGCAGGACCCGACCTTCAGCACCGCTTACGACGGTCAGGCCGAAAAACCAGCTGGCCGGGGGCGGGCATTCAACCCTGCTATAGCGGATTGCAGGTTCAGGGCACCGCTGGCTCCCCGTCTAGCACGGCTTGTTATCTCTACTGGATATACACGCAGCTCCCACCAAGATTGCTACAAGGCGTTAGTGTATCGGGATCAAATAGCAGAATATAGAATGTGTTGGATCCTTTTGGGCAGAGCGATGTATTGAATGAGGCAAGCTCGAAGTCGTCTATCGAGAATCCCGCATCAAGCGTGAACGGGAAGACCGTGAGTTCAGGCTGCCAGTTGAGGTAGAAGAGCATGTCTCCTTGGGGAGAGACAAGAGCGATCGCCACGAGGACGTCCCGAGCATCCTCGAAATTGGTGCAAGAGACATTCAGCGCGATTGTCTCGTTCTGGTATGAAAAGCGCGGCACGGACAGTTGCACCTGGATTGGAGGCGCGAGAGCATCAACCTTCCCGCCGATGTTCAGCGAGGGGTCCCCGAAAGTTATAGATTCCATCACAGTCTTCATGTCATAGACCGACGGGGACCACCAGGTGTTGATGTAGCCCTCTATGCCTTTCAGAAACATCTCGCCAACGGAGCGATAGCCGTTATTGTGAGCGCGAAGTATGAGCCTGTTTACCTTCGCCGCGTAATAATAATTCCAGCTCGAGCCAGAACCGGCACCGTAAGCAAC
This window harbors:
- a CDS encoding HD domain-containing protein — its product is MSFDDELSRVLPEIALIEDEQLRCKAVYAWQIALEAAGIAPSAMNEMPFSLLAKGCGISLAQHIRAVTRSALSLADAMASSYGGRVKIDRDLVAVGGLLHDVGKVLEHQRTDEGYVKGYYGKMLRHPFSGVWVCERAGLPVEVLHIVAVHSKEGDGGYRSIEANIIFHCDFANFEPFKD
- a CDS encoding septum formation initiator family protein — encoded protein: MIKKTLWLCVVAYMFGLLWVSFFQNSVPQINSLRRQRDAWAQKVKERSADNLALARQIEGLETDFRYTEKKVREDLLLHKIDELVILVPDEWKQ